In Vicia villosa cultivar HV-30 ecotype Madison, WI linkage group LG7, Vvil1.0, whole genome shotgun sequence, the DNA window ACTACCACAAAGAAGGATATTTCCTGCTACGATTCAGATCCTTTACTGATAGAGATGAAGTAATGATGAGAGGACCTTACACGATTCGTAATATGCCGCTACTGCTCAAAGAATGGAGCCCTGAGTTTAAGCTTAAGGATGACTTTCTCAGAACCATTCCTCTATGGGTGAAGCTTCCCCAGCTTCCTCTATACCTATGGGGAGAAATGAGTTTGAATAAAATAGGGAGTGTTCTGGGAACCCCTCTAGTCACTGATGAATGTACTGCAAATAGACTGAGGATCTCGTATGCTCGGATTTTGGTTGAAATGGACATCACCAGAGATCTGCCTAATGAGATTACAATATGCGATAATGAAGGAATGAAGATGCAGCAGAGTGTAGAGTATGAATGGAAACCCATTTACTGTGTTCGATGCCAAAGACCAGGTCACAATTGTGACAAGCCAAAAACCAAAGTAGCACAGTGGAAGCCAAAGGTAAAAACCCCCGAGAATCCTATACTTGAGCAGTCTCCTCAGAAACCATCTGCAGAGCTTATTATTAAAAAGGGTGTAAAGGATGATGGTACTCAACCAGTTCAGCCTGATGAATGGATTGCAGTCAACAAAAGTGGCATTGATAGAGGAAAAATACCTATGGTGAGCACTCCTCCGACTCGAATCTCTTGTGAAAACGGCTTTGATGCCTTGCAGATTTTGCAGGATCTGCAAGTGCTCCAAGAGTCTGGCTTATGATTGTTTCTTGGAATCTTAGGGGGTTAAATAAGCCTGGTAAGCTCAGGGAGATTAGCTCCCGTCTCCTAGAGCTTCAGGCAGATATTAACATTCTTATTGAAACTCGTGTTAAATCTGGTCAAGCTAGTGCTATTAGAAATAAATTGAATCTGGGGGACAATTACATAGATAACTATTCTTCTCATACCAATGGTAGATTGTGGATTCAGTGGAACCCTAATAAGGTTGATATCAAAGTGGTCACTTCTACAAGCCAATTGATTCATTGTGGTGCATATGATGTGTCTGGctcttttagattttggttaaCAGCTATCTATGGCCAAAATAAACTGGAACAGCGAAGGATTCTTTGGAAAGACTTGGAGAACCTTACCACTCAAGGTCCTTGGTGTCTCATCGGGGATTTCAACAATGTGCTGAAAGGGAAGGATCGTATTGGGGGCCATATTGTGACTGAAGCAGAGGTGAGGGATCTGCAGAATTTTATGGACATAAAGGATCTGTCTGAAATGGATAGTTCTGGGGACCATTACACATGGTTTAACAAGCACACTGTGGATCCTATTTACTCTAGAATTGACAAAGTTCTGGCTAATACTGATTGGTTTCAAGGTAACCTGAATACTACTCTAAAGATTCTCCCACCTAATGTCTCGGACCACTCTTTGCTCTGCCTTACAAACCAGAATGAACCAGTAAAGCTCCATAAGAGATTTAGATTCCTTAATTGTATCACTACCTCTGATGGCTATTTGAATGCAGTTAAGAATAGTTGGATGGAGCCTATAAATGGGGGGCCTAGCTATGTGTTGTGGCATAAATTGAAAAGGCTTCAGCCTGTTTTATATAGGCTCAATAAACCGTTGGTGCTTGCTAGACAGAATATGACCAAGGCTAGAAATAAATTGCATGTTGCTCAGCAAAACCTTAACTCTGACAGATTGAATGTTTGTTTAATTCAGGAGGTGAAGAGATGCACAGATGATCTCATTAAATGGAATGAGATTGAAGTGTCAACCTTTAGACAAAGGGCCAAGCTTAAATGGTTACAAACAGGAGATGCTAACTCTGCTTTCTTCCATGCCACAATTAAAGCCAGACAAACATCAAAAGCTCTCACAGTGTTGACTAGAGAGGATGGTTCTACCATTTCTTCTCAAGCTGATATTGAAAAGGAGGTCCTTGATTACTATGGAAATCTCATGGGGAAAAAAGAGCCGATGCTTGACCATATTGATATTGAGGTCATGAGGAAAGGTAGCCAATTAAATAGAAATCAAAGAGACAATTTGCTTGCGCCTATCACTGAAGCTGAAGTCTATAAAGCTCTTATTGGCATTGATGATCAATCTGCTCCTGGGCTTGATGGGTATAATGCAAAATTTTTCAAAAGTGCTTGGGACATCATAAAATCTAATATGTTGAATGCCATACAGGAATTCTTTGACAGAGGCAAATTATACAAGGCTTTCAACTGCACCCTGGTCACCCTTATCCCTAAAAGTCAGGCTgcaaagaatattaaagattatAGGCCCATATCTGTGTGTACCACTTTCTACAAAGTTATCTCTCGAATTCTCACAGCTAGGCTCAGCCCTATTATGCCTAGTCTGGTCAGCTCCAATCAAGCTGCCTTCATTCCAGGGCAGCAAATACATAGTCACATCTTGTTAGCTTACGAGTTAATTAAAGGCTACACTCGAAGTGGGGGTCCTCCAAAGTGCATGATTCAAGTTGACCTGCAAAAAGCCTACGATATGATTGATTGGTATGCTCTTGAAACCATTATGCTGGAAATGGGGATTCCTTGTAAATTCATAAACTGGATCCTTGCCACCCTCACCACTGTGTCTTATAGATTTAGCATCAATGGTAACCTCACGGATCTTCTTCTTGCTAAAAGGGGCATAAggcaaggagatccaatatctccTTACTTATTTGCCTTGCTTATGGACTATCTTCAGCGAAAGCTATGTCATTTACAACTCAACTCTGGATTCAAGCACCattccaaatgctccaaaattAATCTAACTAATCTCATGTTTGCTGATGATGTGCTATTTTTTTCTAGGGGTGATCTGAATTCTGTTTCCTTGCTGCTAAAGGAGTTCTATAGCTTTTTGAGTTCTACTGGGATGAAGGTGAATAGATAAAAGAGTAAAATTTATTTTGGATCCGTGTCTGCTGAGGTTAAATCAGAGATCCTGAGCAGGTCCCTATTCCAAGAAGGAACTCTCCCATTTCGCTATCTAGGAGTGCCTCTGACCAGTAAAAAGTTATCTGTCAGCCACTATATGGTTCTTATTGACAAGATCGTTGCTAGAATCCATCATTGGTCCTCCAAGCTTCTTAGCTATGCAGGTAGGCTAGTGCTTATAAAAAGCATAACCTTTGCTATGACTAACTTCTGGATGCTTTGTTTCCCTCTGACGGAATCTGTCATTAGGAAGATAGACTCGATTTGTAGATCATTTCTGTGGACTGGAAAAGAAGAGATTTCCCGTAAAAGCCCTGTTGCTTGGTCGGAGGGTTGTAAGCCACTCAAACAAGGTGGTCTTGGTATCATAAACCTGTCCATATGGAATGTTTGTACCATGCTGAAGCTCTTATGGAATTTGTGCAATAAAGCTGATAGCTTATGGGTTAAGTGGATAAATTCATATTATCTTAAGAGAACCCCTATCTTGGACTTGCTGAGCAAACCAAGCCACTCTTGGATTATGCGAAATATTTTGAATCAAAGGGAATTTTTACAACACCATGGAGATCTTTGGGAGCGCATGAATTCAGATCGTAAATACTGCTGCACTGATGTTTACAAAGCTCTACAGGATTCACCCTCGATCCCTTGGAGCCAGCTTATGCTTTATAATCCTGCCACTCCTCGTGCCTTGCTGGTTTTTTGGCTAGTTTGTCATGGCAGAATTCCTACAAAAAGTAGATTGGTGAGACTTGGCATGTTGACTGAAAGTGGATGTTGTTTCTGTGGCAAAGAAGAGACTATTCATCACTTATTTTTTGAGTGCAGTATTTTAAAAGGCATGTGGGATGAAGTCTTGACTTGGTTAAACATCCCTCATATTTCAAAAGGATGGAATGATGAATTTCCATGGATCCAGAGGCAAGGCAAAGGGAAAGGGTGGCGTGCCAAACTGTTTAGACTTGCTATCATTGAAACCATATATGGTGTCTGGATTTTTAGAAATAATGCTTGCTTTGGCAACGATACTCAACGAGACAAGACTGTGGAGCAAATTAAGAACAACATAGTATATAGAAGCTGGGGTTGCAAAGATTTAAAAGGCCATATTGTTAAATACATGGTGTTTTAAATCTCCAtcctttttgatttttgttttgtcCATTTGATAGCTGGATCTTTGGATCGCTTTGTAATCCCTGATTTTTGGAATCTAATAAAGTccttttattccaaaaaaaaaaaaacacgacCTCTActatttatattgcttaatttaattatattaattaaatataatataatatttatttaattaataaaaatactatttgTTCTATATTTTACAAACACTTAGTATAACAACCATATCTACGACAAACCCATGCAACTAGCACAAGTATCAATTATCAAATAgttattataattttgtttacATAAGAAAATTAGTTGTATTATATCTCAAAtgatatgaataaataaataaatataaaattaaatacatttgatttgaattttgtaCACTACATTCGACTTATTATCTTTTTAATCTGATTTATATATCCACTGCATTTAATGAGATTATACTTTATTCCTGTTGTAAAGATGCAAATAATTTTGATAAGTATTAATGTGGGTTTTAATACTAATCATATGAAATATTTTACAGATATATTAATCTTTTTTTAGTCTTTATCTATTTATTTCAGACTAggaaattttttttcatatttgaatTGATTCGTgtcataattaaattatttaattttaatattttaaatcacCTTCTATAGTTATAAAATAAACAACAATTTCTCTTAAATTTATCATCAAATAGATAAATATATTACTTTTCATTAACACATTATAAGAAAATTAACatttatcaacaattttttttcGTGACAGTTAAAATAATTGTATGTATATATAATTTCAACAACGGTTTTTGTACATATGTGAGATGTCACTGTCTATTTTAAAGTTAGAAAAAAAGGTTATGACTTGATAGAAGGCGAGTGTAATTTTCTCTCAATTTTAAATTGTATtattatctacaatataagaaagttagatGTTCTGGAAAGGACCAGAATGCCCCTTTGGTTATATGGCTTGCCACGTGGATGTGTTCTTTGCAATTCTTTGAATACCTACTCTTTCTATTCTATGCTACAACAAACAACTTCCACCATCTCATTTCTCTTTTCTATCTCTCTCTGCATCTTTGttatctctctcttctctttcttcatctctctttctacaacaaaccctaattcccTTAATCACAAAATTTGCCTCATTTTTCTCTCATCATCCATCCTATCGTTCTGCTTCTTCTTCAAACTGTTTTCGACAATTTTGATTTGATGGTTTCTACTTTCGAACAAAGCGGATTTCGACGGTATTTGTTCTTCGTCGTCAACCTTTGTTATTACtcacaaatatttgattttacataacaGATCTTCTTCTTAGATTTGGTGATTTAGTGATTTAGatttagatttagttttttttttattatttcaggTTTAATGGTGTTGGCTCAAgcaaaaaaagggggagatttgcGGCAGTTTGGTAAGAAAAGCTTCACTTTTTATATTTTAGATCTGGGTCTAATTGTTTTAAActgtttggagattttatctcaaGGACGGTTAAGCATCTGTAAGAGTT includes these proteins:
- the LOC131619565 gene encoding uncharacterized protein LOC131619565, with the protein product MGRGRPKKAVPPPPPESTASASGIVTSPEKESSPVKTDKTPTTVQPTAKPVVNEERKLWVDVLNDNRNPAKGRSMRYIALKMANGVVEVEIAPEDVASELDFWASSLIMYVMGGDLSMNSVKTYMTKQWNFVQVPDMYYHKEGYFLLRFRSFTDRDEVMMRGPYTIRNMPLLLKEWSPEFKLKDDFLRTIPLWVKLPQLPLYLWGEMSLNKIGSVLGTPLVTDECTANRLRISYARILVEMDITRDLPNEITICDNEGMKMQQSVEYEWKPIYCVRCQRPGHNCDKPKTKVAQWKPKVKTPENPILEQSPQKPSAELIIKKGVKDDGTQPVQPDEWIAVNKSGIDRGKIPMVSTPPTRISCENGFDALQILQDLQVLQESGL